The Accipiter gentilis chromosome 4, bAccGen1.1, whole genome shotgun sequence region TTGtcatgattgttgtaggtccctcccaactgaactattctattctgttctattctattctattctattctattctgtcaAGGAGCTAGAATAACAGCACATTTTTTCTGGTGTAATCTGTGTCTCTTTTCAGAGGAGTTTTCTGGCATAGTTGGGCTGATATAACTATAGGGGCAAACTCTTTAGATTACCTTTTAGTTTGAGACATGCTCTTCTTTCACAGATGAGACTATTCCTTGCTCTCTGAATAGAGGTACTGCATTTTCCACACACGCCTGTGGACTTGGGGATCCACTGTTTGTCAAGCATATGTGTTCTCAGAAAGGACACAACTCCTCTCACAGGCCCTgttcttcttttctatttctgtctgtCTTACTGGATCACAGTGAGCAAACTAAAGGTAAATAAAAAGCATTGAATGTAGCTTATGCTGTGACCTTTAATTTGGTACATCTGAGAAACTTTAGCTAATGTCTTGTATGTTTGTATACCAGCTATCCTCATTGCAACTTCTTAATATATATTCCATAGCTAAACCAAAATCCACTCTCAAACTAAGATAGAGGGCTCTAAGCAGGGTACACAGAGCTTAACTGCATCATAGAATGAACTAAGCCATCAGGAAAAGCCTGTCATTTACTGTGCAGGTAGAAATTTCAAGTGTTAGGTATGTTCGTGTAAGTTGGGTCCAACGGAAATTGCTGTGAGTTTTGCCTTTGACTTGCATTGAAGCAAAGCTTCACCATAGGAGCACTGATGCCATATAGTTTagtattaaaacagaaaaccaaatcaCGCTATCAGGTATAGAGCTGTCATcccttttgtttgcttgggttaaTGTGACAcgtgtttgatatttttacaGGTCTCATGAATCGAGACTATGAAATCATAACAAGCAGAGCAGTGAGTGAAATAAATCATTATGATGGTACTGGAACAGCAATGAGCATCGCTGCTAACAGGGTCTCATTCACATTTAATCTGACTGGACCATCACTGACCATTGATACTGCATGTTcgtcttttctttttgctctgcaCTATGCCTCACAAGCTATTAAATCAGGTAATGGACTGAAGAGATGCTGGACACCAAAATTAGGATTGCTACTGTTTCTGTCTCTCATCCTGGACCTCTCAACATGTGTATGTTTCTATTTTACTTCAGGAGATTGTGAGGCAGCAATCTGTGGTGGAGTGAACTGCATAATAGATCCCCGCACCTTTGTATCTCTCAGTAAAGCAAAAATGATCTCTCCAGAGGGAATAAGCAAACCCTTCTCCAAAAAGGCAGACGGCTATGGAAGGGGAGAAGGCTGTGGTGTTGTTTTCCTCAAGCCACTGAAAAAGGTAAGATTGCTTGTGAAGCAGCCTAAAATAAGACTGGTTGCTTACCTGAATTTTGTATCTTCAGCTGTAATGATTACTTTTCCAGAAAAGATATTCTATTCAAGCCTAAGAGTAATGAAGCATTTATTAAGCATTAAGCATTTATGCACTTCCCCTACCACAGGAAAGTGATCATGCATTTAGAAGTTAGTATCATACTCTTGtctgttcttggttttgttgttttattttgttttctcctataCAGAGAAAGCATGAGATTATTAAAGATAACTTTACCTTTTTATGAAACAGGCAAAGGAAGACTACAGCAAAATCTGGGGTGTTATAAATATGAGTGCAGTAAATCAGAATGGTAGGTCCATGACTCCAATCACAAGACCGTCTCAAATAGAGCAAGAGAAGTTACTGCGCAGCATTTATGAAGCTCGTGTTGATCCCTCAGTTGTGCAGTACATTGAAGCACATGGTACAGGAACTGCCGCTGGAGATCCTACTGAAGCTGAAAGCCTAGGTAGTGTCATTTGTAAAAACAGGTCTTCACAAGTTTCCATTCTGAAAATTGgttcagtgaaaggaaatattGGCCACACTGAATCAGCTGCTGGCGCAGCAGGGTTAATCAAAGTGCTTCTGATGATGCATCATGGAAAGATTGTTCCATCCTTGCATTACTCGAAGGAGATGAGCAGCATCGATACAGATAAATTAAACCTTGCAATTCCCACAACAGTAGAGCCCTGGGAAGAATCCAGTGAATATGGAAGAGTAGCTGGCATCAACTGCTTTGGATTTGGAGGAACCAATGCTCACGTTGTAGTCAGGCAGGGTAAGCAGCTAGAGCCTCTTCCTGCCTTTAAGAGGCCCCTTGAATTAGTTCTGCTGTCAGCAGCATCAAGTAAATCCCTTCAGATGACGATGACTGATACAGCTGACCAGCTGAGCACAAGAAATTCTGTAACTCTCCCAAGCCTGGCCTATACGTCTGCCTGCAGAAGAAGCCATGCCAACTACAGGTACCGAAAAGCATTTGTCACAAATTCTCTCCAACACTTGCAGCAAGAGCTTATGTCAACAGCAAGCACTGAACTTGCCATGTCAAAGGCAGAACCACAGCTGGTGTTTGTATTCTGTGGCAACGGTGTAATGCTGAAGGAGTTCAGTGAGGCACTGCTGAGCTCAGAGCCAGTGTTCAGAGACAAGTGTAAGGAAATAGAAGCGCTTTTTCAGAAACATGCTCCCATcagcctcctgccagcaggaGGTCATAGCCCAAAGGATTTGTTGAATCCAGAGCTTTCCCAGCCCTTGCTTTTTACCCTGCAGGTTGCCTTATCTTCCCTTCTGAAATACTGGGGTATTAAGCCAGTCGCTGCTGTTGGCCACTCAGTAGGGGAAGTTGCTGCTGCGCATTTTGCTGGGTACCTTTCCCTGGCAGATGCAGTCAAAGTGATTTATCACCGGAGCAGGCTGCAGGCAAAGACTGCCAGGGGCAGTATGCTGGTGGTTGGAAACATCCCTGTTCAAGAGATTGCTGAACGTCTGCATCCCTACTCGGGAAAGGTGTGCATTGCAGCTTTCAACAGCCCAGTTTCCTGCACCTTGTCTGGGAATTCAGACTCTGTGGATGCTGTCCAGAGAGATTTAGCACAAGCTTTCAGCCAGAGAAACATCTTTCTTCATGTTCTAAGTGTCCCGGCTGCGTACCACAGTCCCAGCATGGATATGATACTTGGGGAGTTGGAAGAGAACATACAGCCTTtaggaaaagagaagggggaaaTCGAAGTGATTTCAACACTAACTGGAATGGCTGCTACTGAAAATGACTTTGCTCAGAGCAAATTCTGGGCCCGGCATACTCGTGAGCCTGTTGCTTTCACTCAAGCCATCAAAACTGCAGTTAGGGACAGGGAGAATGTGGTGTTTGTGGAAATAAGTCCTCACCGAGCATTGCATCGAAGCATAAAGGAAACTCTAGGAAAAGGCATACAGGTGTTCTCTTCCTTGCAAACTGATGCAGAGTATCAGACACTCTTCACCCTGGTAGGAAATCTGTTTGAACTGGGATATAATCCCAACTGGCAGCACTTTTATAATGGGTATCAAAGTGTTCCAGTGGCCATTCCGCGATATCAGTTTGATCGCAAAAAACTCATGGCCTGTCTAGATATCCATCAACAAGCAAACCGAAGAGGCGTCAGCTCCAGTCATCCTTTGATTTATGGCATAAACAGTGACAACATGGAGTTTGGCTGCCTGCTGTCTCAGGACTCAACATCATATTTATATGAGCACAAGAACAATGGTGTGGCTTTAGTCCCTGGTGCTTTTTATGCGGAGCTTGGTCTGGCCTCTGTGATGAGCAGCTCAAGACCTAAAGTGCCTCTGAGTACTTGCCAGATGAGTATCAGTTTTTCTGCGCCGTGTGTTCTCACACAGCGTTCCCAAGTCTTGAGTATCAAGCTGAGTCCACAAAAAGCAGTGACAGCCTTTGAGGTACTCTCTTCCTCCAATGCAGTTTATGCTGCAGGCCAGGTTACAAAGGGGCCTGAAGCTGTGGTGGAAGAAAGCACCATCTCCTTCCAAGACATCTATCAAAGATGCAGGTCAGTGGTTAGCAGAGAGGAGGTTTATGAAGCACTGTCTCGGATTGGCTTTCAGTACGGCCCCGTATTCAGGCAGCTCAGTGATGTGCATTACTGCCAGGAACTAAAGGAAGCCATAACAACCATAAAGGTGAACAAGGAGACCGTCAGTGAGATGTACAACTACTGTATCCATCCAGTGCTGCTCGACTGTTTTCTGCAGATGACTGCTGTCCTGACCTCAAGGACGTTCCAGTCCAGAGCAGGCTTTCCTTCAGGGATAGGCAGCCTGGTGGTGCTCCGACCGCTGGAGGAAGAAATGATGATATATATGAGAACAAGCAAATCCATTGGGAACTGCCTAGAGGTCTGTGGATGCTTTATGGACAAACATGGCTCTGTTTTGGCTGAACTCAAGCGCGTTGCCATCACTTTCATGAAGCAAGCATCTTCCAGAGACAATGAGTTCATGTTTGAAAACAAGTGGAAAGAAGTCTCTCTTTCACAGACAATTGGACATCTGGGGGCTATGCCCAGAGTCCTAGTGTTTGCTGACAAATTTGGGATAGCTGAGCAGCTCAAAAAATATTTGCACCCTGGTTCGAGATATGTTATGTATGAGGACTGGGAAGCCCTCTTGGAAGGCCAAGCACAGAATAAAATGAGAGCAGAGGTTGAGGATTATGACGAAATTCTGTTCCTGTGGGGAATTCAAAAGTTAAATGAAGATTTCCCAAGCAAAGTGGTAGACCAATTGGCAAAGTGTTGTGAAGCCTATCGCCAAGTTATTGTGGCATTAAGAGAGAAAATGTCCCGCTGTTCTCTCAGACTGATCACCTACAGAACAACAGAAAGATATGTAGATCATGTTAACTGCGGGTTTGCGTTGTATGGCATGACCAGAACTTGTGTCATTGAAGTTCCAGAAATCACATTTCAGATGATTGACCTCAGCTCTTCCAGTTCCCTGGACATCTCAGTGCTAGCAGATGTTCTTGTCAAATACAAAGGTGTGGATTACCCAGAGGTTTGCATCAGCCAAGGAAGAACTTATGTGGCTGAAATCAGACGCACACCTTTTGTAGATGCAGATTACAGCCAACCCGCGAGATCTCTCCAGAAGTCAGAAACATACACTTTGTACACTTCCGATCCGTATGCAGCAAAAGACTTGTCTGCTGAATTATCCACCAGCACTGAAACTCAGCTTGACAAACAGAGTGTTGAAATTCAAGTGGATAAAATATGTCTCCACTCAGAAGATTATTTTCCCGTTAGTGTTTCTAGTCGTAACTTTGGTAAAACGCTGTATTGGAATTCACAGGCAGTAGACAGACACGGACTTTTAGCTCTTGATTTCAGTGGCATAGTAACAGCAACAGGCATTGATGTGAAGAAAGTAAAAGTGGGAGATCATGTGGTTTCATGTTATCCAGCTGCTGCATCATCCCGAGTTCAGATTCCAGGAACAGTTTGTTTCAATGTAAAGAAATTCCCATGCTTTCAGAAAGTCCCTTGTGTGTCATACTTTATCATTGCATGGGAAATCTTCAATCAGCGATTACCCAAGGGGAAACATAGCAGAACATTGGGTATTATTTCTACAGAGCCATCATCAGTTTTGTGCCATgttctttctgcagcagcagaagagatggGTTGGAAAACAGTACTTGCGAGGCCCACCCCTGATAAGTTCCAGTATATAAACTTATGCAATGCCCTTGTTGTTCTTCCTCCAGTAAACAGACTGTCTCAGGAGGATCTGGCCCACATGTACTTTCTTAAAGACGTGGTGATAGTGTGTGGCAATAGACAGTCTGAATGTATGCAGGATGTCAGTGGAATTGATCATGAAAATATCAGCTTTCATATCCTTACACTTAGcagcatttttcagaaagcaCCTCTAAAGGAATTGCAAAAGACTGTGAATGCATGGATCAGTTCCATGGATATGAAACAGTTTAGACATCTATCAGGTTCTGTTTTTCAGCAGACTGAGAACTTTGAAAGGATAAACTCTGTGATGTCCTATTTTACCTGCAAATCTGTCCCACTTGCCATACTGAGAAGGCAGAAGGACATCACCATGCTTTCAGATATACCGTTGTATGAATCCCCCAAGCAGCTGTTTAAGCAGAATGCTGTTTACGTAGTAGTCGGGGGGCTCACTGGTCTTGGCTTTGAAACAGTGAAATTCATAGCCGAGAATGGAGGAGGGTATATTGCAATACTCTCCAGGAAAATTCCAAGCAATGAGAAGCAAGAAGAGATGAAGGCTTTGCAGCAGCAGTATAAAGGGAGTAAAGTAGTGTTTGTGCAGTGTGATGTTACTTTGACCAGCGATGTTGAGAAAGCTTTCCAGTCCATTGTGAACATCTTTGCAGGGAGTCCAATCAAAGGTGTATTTCAAAGTGCTGTTGTTTTACATGATGGCCATCTTGAAGTTCTGAACTTGGCTGACTTTCAGAAGGTGCTGAACCCAA contains the following coding sequences:
- the LOC126037709 gene encoding uncharacterized protein LOC126037709 → METGDEIAIVGIGCNFPGGDGIDNFWKVLEEGKNCTVEIPPERFNAEEWYHPDDNKPGKICTTRAALLNEFNSFDNHLFGINNMEAERMDPQHKLLIECTYKALEDAGVPVEAVSGTRTGVFIGLMNRDYEIITSRAVSEINHYDGTGTAMSIAANRVSFTFNLTGPSLTIDTACSSFLFALHYASQAIKSGDCEAAICGGVNCIIDPRTFVSLSKAKMISPEGISKPFSKKADGYGRGEGCGVVFLKPLKKAKEDYSKIWGVINMSAVNQNGRSMTPITRPSQIEQEKLLRSIYEARVDPSVVQYIEAHGTGTAAGDPTEAESLGSVICKNRSSQVSILKIGSVKGNIGHTESAAGAAGLIKVLLMMHHGKIVPSLHYSKEMSSIDTDKLNLAIPTTVEPWEESSEYGRVAGINCFGFGGTNAHVVVRQGKQLEPLPAFKRPLELVLLSAASSKSLQMTMTDTADQLSTRNSVTLPSLAYTSACRRSHANYRYRKAFVTNSLQHLQQELMSTASTELAMSKAEPQLVFVFCGNGVMLKEFSEALLSSEPVFRDKCKEIEALFQKHAPISLLPAGGHSPKDLLNPELSQPLLFTLQVALSSLLKYWGIKPVAAVGHSVGEVAAAHFAGYLSLADAVKVIYHRSRLQAKTARGSMLVVGNIPVQEIAERLHPYSGKVCIAAFNSPVSCTLSGNSDSVDAVQRDLAQAFSQRNIFLHVLSVPAAYHSPSMDMILGELEENIQPLGKEKGEIEVISTLTGMAATENDFAQSKFWARHTREPVAFTQAIKTAVRDRENVVFVEISPHRALHRSIKETLGKGIQVFSSLQTDAEYQTLFTLVGNLFELGYNPNWQHFYNGYQSVPVAIPRYQFDRKKLMACLDIHQQANRRGVSSSHPLIYGINSDNMEFGCLLSQDSTSYLYEHKNNGVALVPGAFYAELGLASVMSSSRPKVPLSTCQMSISFSAPCVLTQRSQVLSIKLSPQKAVTAFEVLSSSNAVYAAGQVTKGPEAVVEESTISFQDIYQRCRSVVSREEVYEALSRIGFQYGPVFRQLSDVHYCQELKEAITTIKVNKETVSEMYNYCIHPVLLDCFLQMTAVLTSRTFQSRAGFPSGIGSLVVLRPLEEEMMIYMRTSKSIGNCLEVCGCFMDKHGSVLAELKRVAITFMKQASSRDNEFMFENKWKEVSLSQTIGHLGAMPRVLVFADKFGIAEQLKKYLHPGSRYVMYEDWEALLEGQAQNKMRAEVEDYDEILFLWGIQKLNEDFPSKVVDQLAKCCEAYRQVIVALREKMSRCSLRLITYRTTERYVDHVNCGFALYGMTRTCVIEVPEITFQMIDLSSSSSLDISVLADVLVKYKGVDYPEVCISQGRTYVAEIRRTPFVDADYSQPARSLQKSETYTLYTSDPYAAKDLSAELSTSTETQLDKQSVEIQVDKICLHSEDYFPVSVSSRNFGKTLYWNSQAVDRHGLLALDFSGIVTATGIDVKKVKVGDHVVSCYPAAASSRVQIPGTVCFNVKKFPCFQKVPCVSYFIIAWEIFNQRLPKGKHSRTLGIISTEPSSVLCHVLSAAAEEMGWKTVLARPTPDKFQYINLCNALVVLPPVNRLSQEDLAHMYFLKDVVIVCGNRQSECMQDVSGIDHENISFHILTLSSIFQKAPLKELQKTVNAWISSMDMKQFRHLSGSVFQQTENFERINSVMSYFTCKSVPLAILRRQKDITMLSDIPLYESPKQLFKQNAVYVVVGGLTGLGFETVKFIAENGGGYIAILSRKIPSNEKQEEMKALQQQYKGSKVVFVQCDVTLTSDVEKAFQSIVNIFAGSPIKGVFQSAVVLHDGHLEVLNLADFQKVLNPKVAGTLNLHWATRRQELDYFVCYSSVTSFLGNSTQANYAAANSFLDVFCLYRRNRGLSGQSINWGALNLGVLLNQNHIQNILGSKGIDILQVHEINEYLRKSLLMNNPQQAVIKLNFEALLRHVFSRITSLKSRFVSLMSEEFRNKLETSEETQDQDTALIKSEDYITSLVSDLTGLNPDELTMNTTLSSLGIDSMLAMTIQNRVFQERKVDIPLLKLLDPHTTLSSVVILLEETSNANGIVEKQNAAVESGENGSWL